ACATGTGCTCAAACAACATAACATCCACATCCACAAAAATCActttattttccttattctcATTCACTTCCCTTCTATCTTCTTTCTTCGTTACCATTTCAATCAAAATCCTAAAAGGGCTTTCTTCCAACACAAATGCCTCCACCAAGAATTCCCTCTTCTCTTTCCCCGCCACGACCGTCACCTGATCAGTATCTGAATCTCCATAACCATTTTTCGAGAGTGGCTGGTAACCTAACTGGCCCGAGCAACGCCTTTTCAAGATTGATACAGGAAGAATTATGCAATCCATTATACGGCGAAGAAGTTGCAAAAGGTTCTAGCTAGGAAGTTGTGTGTTTAGCTAACTACTTTGTATATGAgatattcttgaaggtgttGGATTTGGTTATAGTTGTTATTTGACTTGTAGTTTGATGATGAAAGAGTTATTAAATGAGGGTGTGGATTGAATTGGCCAGCCAATGGCtaatgagatatatatatatatatatatatatatatatgcaaataaattaaagtaaaataCTATTGGTGGTAAGAACTAATTTTGAATAACAATTGATGTAGATTAATTTCAATGGTATATTTTGATGGAAATTGAACCGTTTGAGTGAAAAGATGGTAGGAATTTGGAAAGTGCCAGACAATTTGACAAATGGTGAGGCCAATGGGGTAGGCAATTTGGGGCTCATAATGTCGCATCAATTATTTAATCAATTGTGTAACGATTCAGACGTGAGTCTTTTTTATGATTCAAGCACGTGTAAACACTATGACGGAGgatagggtagaaggctagtagtaGGATTAGTAGTACTTTCTCTTACTGGACCAGTATTATTTCTGTCAATTGCTGGTATTTTTATTTTAGCATTCGCATACCTCTTATTCTTAATTTTCTATTGCTACTTGTTGTCCTTTCTGCTTTAgttttttttgctattttgaTGTTGCTTCCATGTCACTTGGTAAGTGGGAACAACCTTCCATACCTATCGAGGTTGAGGTAAGATCTGCGTCGTTGTCATAAACCGCTTGCGGAATAcgttgggtatgttgttgttttgccCAGatcttgtgtgtat
This portion of the Lycium ferocissimum isolate CSIRO_LF1 chromosome 1, AGI_CSIRO_Lferr_CH_V1, whole genome shotgun sequence genome encodes:
- the LOC132067086 gene encoding auxin-responsive protein SAUR77-like — encoded protein: MDCIILPVSILKRRCSGQLGYQPLSKNGYGDSDTDQVTVVAGKEKREFLVEAFVLEESPFRILIEMVTKKEDRREVNENKENKVIFVDVDVMLFEHMLWLMQNDCSSLFKLNLKETIDFYAQDC